A DNA window from Camelina sativa cultivar DH55 chromosome 13, Cs, whole genome shotgun sequence contains the following coding sequences:
- the LOC104736080 gene encoding NADH-cytochrome b5 reductase-like protein → MATTFFRRLARSAPIAFPVALGSQSKAGSGAFRFSAGAIAALSGGFSYYYLASGNNLVYLDQAKEEETGPKTALNPDKWLEFKLQDTARVSHNTQLFRFSFEPSAELGLHVASCLLTRAPLGYNAEGKTKYVIRPYTPISDPEAKGYFDLLIKVYPDGKMSQHFASLKPGDVLEVKGPVEKFKYSPNMKKHIGMIAGGSGITPMLQVIDAIVKNPEDNTQISLLYANVSPDDILLKQKLDVLQANHPNLKIFYTVDNPTKTWKGGVGYVSKDMALKGLPLPADDTLILVCGPPGMMEHISGGKAPDWSQGEVKGVLKELGYTEQMVFKF, encoded by the exons ATGGCAACCACCTTCTTCCGGCGACTCGCTAGGTCAGCTCCAATCGCATTCCCCGTCGCACTTGGATCCCAAAGCAAAGCTGGTTCTGGCGCTTTTCGATTCTCTGCCGGTGCGATCGCGGCACTCTCCGGCGGATTCTCTTACTATTACCTAGCATCCGGCAACAATCTg GTTTATCTAGATCAAGCTAAGGAAGAAGAGACTGGACCAAAAACAG CTCTAAATCCTGATAAATGGCTCGAGTTCAAGCTTCAAGACACTGCTAGAGTTAGCCACAACACCCAGTTGTTCAG GTTCTCATTTGAGCCCTCAGCTGAATTGGGTCTACATGTTGCTTCTTGTCTCCTGACAAG GGCTCCTTTAGGCTATAATGCTGaagggaaaacaaaatatgtcATTAGACC TTACACTCCTATCTCTGACCCAGAGGCTAAGGGCTATTTTGATTTACTGATTAAG GTATATCCAGACGGAAAAATGAGTCAACATTTTGCCAGCTTAAAACCCGGGGATGTGTTGGAAGTAAAAGG ACCCGTTGAAAAGTTCAAATATTCGCCGAATATGAAGAAACATATTGGCATG atTGCTGGTGGAAGTGGGATTACTCCAATGCTTCAGGTGATTGATGCCATTGTGAAGAATCCCGAGGACAACACGCAG ATATCATTGCTTTATGCCAATGTTTCTCCAGATGATATACTTCTGAAGCAGAAGCTTGATGTACTTCAGGCTAACCACCCAAATTTGAAG ATATTCTACACTGTTGACAATCCTACTAAAACCTGGAAAGGAGGAGTTGGTTACGTTTCAAAGGATATGGCTCTAAAAGGCTTACCTCTTCCTGCAGACGACACTCTTATCCTT GTATGTGGTCCTCCTGGGATGATGGAGCATATATCTGGAGGCAAAGCTCCAGACTGGTCACAAGGAGAG GTCAAAGGGGTACTCAAGGAACTCGGATACACAGAGCAAATGGTTTTCAAATTCTGA
- the LOC104736079 gene encoding nudix hydrolase 19, chloroplastic-like isoform X2, which yields MGEKETEMLALFLSSSTYPALSSLSRSVTLDLARRTTLSALTMSMNLRTHAFAGNPLKSKTPKSTDPFSPTSAFESLKALIPVIPNQPTVSPDFKVLPFSKGRPLVFSSGGDATTTPIWHLGWISLADCKVLLASCGADLREDSLVYLGPKVEEDLVYWAVDLDEDDGVVSELGGRKLCFVELRTLMVAADWADQHAMDELAIAGHARALLEWHNVSRFCGSCGGVTVPREAGRRKQCSNETCKKRVYPRVDPVVIMLVIDRENDRALLSRQSRFVPRMWSCLAGFIEPGESLEEAVRRETWEETGIEVGEVVYHSSQPWPVGPSSMPCQLMVGFFAYAKTVDINVDKEELEDAQWHCREDVKKALDVAEYRKAQRTAAAKIEQMCKGVERSQSLSTDFNLESGELAPMFIPGPFAIAHHLISAWVDQAPGNVQPKQQAGVSLSSL from the exons ATGGGGGAGAAGGAAACAGAGATGcttgctctctttctctcttcttctacatATCCAGCTCTCTCTTCCCTCTCCCGATCCGTAACTCTAGACTTAGCCCGAAGAACAACACTCTCTGCTCTCACAATGTCGATGAACCTTAGAACCCACGCGTTCGCAGGCAATCCCTTGAAGTCCAAAACTCCGAAATCAACCGATCCTTTCTCACCCACCTCCGCTTTCGAATCCCTCAAAGCCCTAATCCCAGTAATCCCTAATCAACCCACTGTTTCCCCTGATTTTAAAGTCCTTCCCTTTAGCAAGGGTCGTCCACTGGTGTTCTCTAGCGGTGGAGACGCTACTACCACTCCTATATGGCATCTGGGCTGGATCAGCTTGGCTGATTGTAAAGTTTTGTTGGCGAGTTGTGGGGCTGATCTGAGGGAGGACTCGCTTGTGTATTTAGGACCCAAGGTGGAAGAAGATTTGGTGTATTGGGCTGTTGATTTGGATGAAGACG ACGGTGTTGTTTCTGAATTAGGGGGTAGGAAGCTGTGTTTCGTCGAGCTTCGAACCTTAATGGTTGCTGCTGATTGGGCTGATCAACACGCTATGGATGAATTGGCTATTGCCGGCCAT GCCAGGGCATTGCTTGAATGGCACAACGTATCACGATTTTGTGGATCTTGTGGAGGTGTAACTGTTCCAAGGGAAGCAGGGAGGAGAAAACAGTGCTCTAATGAGACATGCAAAAAGCGGGTTTATCCCCGTGTTGACCCG GTGGTTATAATGTTAGTTATTGATCGAGAAAATGATCGCGCGCTTTTAAGCAGACAATCTAGATTTGTACCGAGAATGTGGAGTTGTTTAGCTGGATTTATTGAG CCAGGGGAAAGCTTAGAAGAGGCTGTGAGGCGAGAAACATGGGAAGAGACTGGTATTGAAGTAGGAGAAGTTGTCTATCATAGCTCTCAGCCCTGGCCTG TGGGACCAAGTAGCATGCCATGCCAATTGATGGTCGGGTTCTTTGCTTACGCCAAGACGGTCGACATAAATGTAGACAAAGAAGAGTTGGAAG ATGCTCAATGGCACTGTAGAGAAGATGTGAAGAAAGCACTGGATGTTGCAGAATACAGGAAGGCGCAAAGAACAGCGGCTGCAAAGATAGAGCAGATGTGCAAAGGTGTGGAGAGAAGCCAGAGTCTATCAACAGATTTTAATCTCGAAAGCGGTGAGCTCGCTCCTATGTTTATCCCGGGGCCATTTGCAATCGCGCACCACCTGATCTCAGCATGGGTAGATCAGGCTCCTGGCAATGTTCAACCCAAACAACAAGCTGGtgtctctctctcaagtttGTAG
- the LOC104736079 gene encoding nudix hydrolase 19, chloroplastic-like isoform X1 — MGEKETEMLALFLSSSTYPALSSLSRSVTLDLARRTTLSALTMSMNLRTHAFAGNPLKSKTPKSTDPFSPTSAFESLKALIPVIPNQPTVSPDFKVLPFSKGRPLVFSSGGDATTTPIWHLGWISLADCKVLLASCGADLREDSLVYLGPKVEEDLVYWAVDLAEDGVVSELGGRKLCFVELRTLMVAADWADQHAMDELAIAGHARALLEWHNVSRFCGSCGGVTVPREAGRRKQCSNETCKKRVYPRVDPVVIMLVIDRENDRALLSRQSRFVPRMWSCLAGFIEPGESLEEAVRRETWEETGIEVGEVVYHSSQPWPVGPSSMPCQLMVGFFAYAKTVDINVDKEELEDAQWHCREDVKKALDVAEYRKAQRTAAAKIEQMCKGVERSQSLSTDFNLESGELAPMFIPGPFAIAHHLISAWVDQAPGNVQPKQQAGVSLSSL, encoded by the exons ATGGGGGAGAAGGAAACAGAGATGcttgctctctttctctcttcttctacatATCCAGCTCTCTCTTCCCTCTCCCGATCCGTAACTCTAGACTTAGCCCGAAGAACAACACTCTCTGCTCTCACAATGTCGATGAACCTTAGAACCCACGCGTTCGCAGGCAATCCCTTGAAGTCCAAAACTCCGAAATCAACCGATCCTTTCTCACCCACCTCCGCTTTCGAATCCCTCAAAGCCCTAATCCCAGTAATCCCTAATCAACCCACTGTTTCCCCTGATTTTAAAGTCCTTCCCTTTAGCAAGGGTCGTCCACTGGTGTTCTCTAGCGGTGGAGACGCTACTACCACTCCTATATGGCATCTGGGCTGGATCAGCTTGGCTGATTGTAAAGTTTTGTTGGCGAGTTGTGGGGCTGATCTGAGGGAGGACTCGCTTGTGTATTTAGGACCCAAGGTGGAAGAAGATTTG GTGTATTGGGCTGTTGATTTGGCTGAAGACGGTGTTGTTTCTGAATTAGGGGGTAGGAAGCTGTGTTTCGTCGAGCTTCGAACCTTAATGGTTGCTGCTGATTGGGCTGATCAACACGCTATGGATGAATTGGCTATTGCCGGCCAT GCCAGGGCATTGCTTGAATGGCACAACGTATCACGATTTTGTGGATCTTGTGGAGGTGTAACTGTTCCAAGGGAAGCAGGGAGGAGAAAACAGTGCTCTAATGAGACATGCAAAAAGCGGGTTTATCCCCGTGTTGACCCG GTGGTTATAATGTTAGTTATTGATCGAGAAAATGATCGCGCGCTTTTAAGCAGACAATCTAGATTTGTACCGAGAATGTGGAGTTGTTTAGCTGGATTTATTGAG CCAGGGGAAAGCTTAGAAGAGGCTGTGAGGCGAGAAACATGGGAAGAGACTGGTATTGAAGTAGGAGAAGTTGTCTATCATAGCTCTCAGCCCTGGCCTG TGGGACCAAGTAGCATGCCATGCCAATTGATGGTCGGGTTCTTTGCTTACGCCAAGACGGTCGACATAAATGTAGACAAAGAAGAGTTGGAAG ATGCTCAATGGCACTGTAGAGAAGATGTGAAGAAAGCACTGGATGTTGCAGAATACAGGAAGGCGCAAAGAACAGCGGCTGCAAAGATAGAGCAGATGTGCAAAGGTGTGGAGAGAAGCCAGAGTCTATCAACAGATTTTAATCTCGAAAGCGGTGAGCTCGCTCCTATGTTTATCCCGGGGCCATTTGCAATCGCGCACCACCTGATCTCAGCATGGGTAGATCAGGCTCCTGGCAATGTTCAACCCAAACAACAAGCTGGtgtctctctctcaagtttGTAG
- the LOC109128338 gene encoding uncharacterized protein LOC109128338, whose product MDVHNAFLHGDLEEEVYMKLPHPFRHSHPDKVFRLRKSLYGLKQAPRCWFNNDSYMLQKFKHYLGKCSSMKDLGKLKYFLGIEVSRGSEENFLSQRKYALDIVADSGNLGSRPADTPLEQNHDLDDDDGPLLTNPTPYFVHVLSQFMQELREAHWEAALRVVKFLKGSPRQGILLCADSDLSLTVYCDSNWSSCPITRRSLSAFVVLFGGSPIAWKTKKQKIVSHSSAEAEYRAMSMTLREI is encoded by the exons ATGGATGTACACAATGCATTCCTTCATGGTGATCTTGAGGAAGAGGTTTATATGAAGCTCCCACACCCTTTTCGTCATTCTCATCCCGACAAAGTTTTTCGTCTCCGGAAGTCGTTGTATGGGCTGAAACAAGCTCCTAGATGTTGGTTCAA CAATGATAGCTACATGCTCCAAAAGTTCAAGCATTACTTGGGGAAGTGTTCCTCTATGAAAGACTTGGGCAAACTGAAGtattttcttggtattgaaGTATCTCGGGGTTCCGAAGAAAATTTTCTATCTCAACGCAAGTATGCGTTAGATATTGTGGCCGATAGTGGCAATCTTGGTTCACGGCCGGCTGACACACCTTTAGAACAGAATCATGATTTGGATGACGATGATGGTCCGTTGTTGACAAATCCTACTCC CTATTTCGTCCATGTGTTATCTCAGTTTATGCAAGAACTGCGTGAAGCTCATTGGGAAGCTGCTTTGCGGGTTGTGAAGTTCTTGAAAGGTTCGCCAAGGCAAGGTATTCTTCTCTGTGCAGACTCTGACTTGTCTCTCACGGTGTATTGTGATTCCAATTGGTCTTCCTGTCCTATCACTCGACGTTCTCTTAGtgcctttgttgttctttttggtGGCTCGCCTATTGCCTggaaaaccaagaaacaaaagattgtgTCTCATTCTTCCGCTGAAGCCGAGTATCGTGCCATGTCCATGACCCTTCGTGAGATTTAA